In a genomic window of Periophthalmus magnuspinnatus isolate fPerMag1 chromosome 3, fPerMag1.2.pri, whole genome shotgun sequence:
- the fadd gene encoding protein FADD, producing the protein MSSLAFNTLLLDISSHLSKEQLESLKFLCGDVIRKRDQEKVDTGIKLFQMLMQRAKLGPDNTEYLSRLLTEVQRQDLRDKLQSFRGDAPGDAPGGAPGQRDKLEHAAEVLSENLSHSWRKLGRKLGLTEVKLASISRKYPTDLEETAVELVREWRKTKGEQATVEVLLQALRDCQLNLTADTVEDRLNALKECPVEETHSDLL; encoded by the exons ATGAGCTCTTTAGCCTTTAACACTCTGTTACTGGACATCTCCAGTCATCTCTCCAAAGAGCAGCTCGAGTCTTTAAAGTTCCTCTGCGGAGACGTCATCCGCAAACGGGACCAAGAGAAGGTCGACACGGGCATCAAACTGTTCCAGATGCTCATGCAGAGAGCCAAACTCGGGCCCGACAACACCGAGTACCTCAGCCGCCTGCTGACGGAGGTCCAGCGCCAGGACCTGAGAGACAAACTACAGAGCTTCAGAGGAGACGCACCGGGGGACGCACCGGGGGGCGCACCGGGCCAGAGGG ACAAGCTGGAGCATGCGGCAGAAGTGCTGTCTGAAAACCTGAGTCATTCCTGGCGTAAGTTGGGCCGAAAGCTGGGTCTGACCGAGGTCAAACTAGCCTCTATCTCCAGGAAGTACCCCACCGACCTGGAGGAGACCGCCGTGGAGCTGGTGCGAGAATGGAGGAAGACCAAAGGAGAGCAGGCCACTGTGGAAGTCCTGCTCCAAGCGCTGAGGGACTGTCAGCTCAACCTGACTGCAGACACTGTGGAAGACCGACTCAACGCTCTAAAGGAGTgtcctgtggaggaaactcattctGACCTTTTGTAA
- the LOC117393751 gene encoding hatching enzyme 1.2-like: MMVFSWTFVALLLVSSSWAEEEVTTLKDVSSREPSVGELLERANRNRVPDSDEPTLIGGDIAIKSEADRNADPCTSTGCLWLKYSDGNVYIPYYIANNYSDRERAIIERGLQSFSAVSCIRFRPYQNGDHEWISIESRNGCYSYVGRQGGAQTLSLDRRGCLYHSTVQHELLHALGFNHEQTRSDRDQHIKVHWENIMDGMAYNFDIIDTLNQGTPYDYGSVMQYERYAFSKNNLPTMEPVPDPNVIFGEATEMSQNDITRLNRLYQCCEYCPHVSPCVPMCTCMCLCVQTKSTTGHVEHT, translated from the exons ATGATGGTATTCTCCTGGACATTTGTGGCTCTCCTGTTGGTGTCCTCTTCCTGGGCTGAGGAAG AGGTGACCACCCTGAAAGATGTCAGTTCTAGAGAGCCATCTGTGGGTGAATTGCTGGAGAGAGCCAACAGGAATCGTG TTCCTGATTCTGATGAGCCCACCCTGATCGGAGGAGACATTGCCATTAAATCTGAGGCGGATAGGAACGCTGACCCCTGCACCTCCACAGGCTGTCTGTGGCTCAAGTACAGTGACGGAAATGTCTACATCCCCTACTACATCGCCAACAACTACT CGGACCGTGAGCGAGCCATCATTGAGCGCGGTCTACAGTCCTTCTCCGCTGTGTCGTGCATCCGCTTTAGACCCTACCAGAATGGAGACCATGAATGGATCAGCATTGAGTCCAGGAACGG GTGCTACTCGTACGTGGGCCGCCAAGGCGGAGCTCAGACGCTGTCTCTGGACCGTAGAGGATGTCTGTACCACAGCACTGTCCAGCACGAGCTGCTCCACGCTCTGGGCTTTAACCACGAGCAGACCCGCTCTGACAGGGACCAGCACATCAAAGTGCACTGGGAGAACATCATGGACG GGATGGCCTATAACTTCGACATCATCGATACGCTGAACCAGGGCACTCCGTACGACTACGGCTCTGTGATGCAGTACGAGAG GTACGCTTTCTCCAAGAACAATTTGCCCACAATGGAGCCCGTTCCTGACCCCAACGTGATCTTTGGTGAGGCCACTGAGATGAGCCAGAATGACATCACCCGCCTCAACAGGCTCTACCAGTGCTGTGAGTACTGTCCCCATGTGTCCCCATGTGTCCCCATGTGCACCTGCATGTGCCTATGTGTACAGACCAAATCAACCACGGGCCATGTAGAGCACACGTAG
- the LOC129456158 gene encoding low choriolytic enzyme-like: MESKLAVNKNYGYPALTHYAVPQASLAFSHVSRMSPTRFSVLALLLLSAYCWAEESGTKLSASELLEKANANIVRREGEPILIEGDIAIDNEAERNADPCTSRGCKWGKNTDGKVYVPYSISNNYSSREKSIITRGLESFSSFSCIRFRPSRSSDRDWLSIESQSGCWSFVGRRGRKQVVSLSRRGCLYHQTVQHELLHALGFNHEQTRSDRDNHIKVLLQNVVSDKHHNFRKIATLNQGTPYDYGSVMQYHRTAFSKNGKPTMVPIPNSNVNLGGAKEMSANDKKRLNTLYKCCECHPFIES, encoded by the exons ATGGAAAGCAAGCTTGCGGTCAACAAAAATTACGGCTACCCAGCCCTGACTCACTACGCTGTGCCCCAAGCAAGTCTCGCCTTTTCACAC GTCTCCAGGATGTCTCCTACGAGGTTCTCCGTgctggctctgctgctgctctcgGCCTACTGCTGGGCTGAGGAG TCAGGTACAA AACTGTCTGCATCTGAACTTCTAGAGAAAGCCAACGCCAACATCG TGCGTCGTGAAGGCGAACCCATCCTGATCGAGGGAGACATTGCCATCGACAACGAGGCTGAGAGGAACGCTGACCCCTGCACCTCCAGAGGCTGCAAGTGGGGCAAAAACACAGATGGAAAGGTTTACGTCCCCTACTCCATCTCCAATAACTACT CTTCTCGGGAAAAGTCCATCATCACTCGTGGTCTGGagtccttctcctctttctcctgcaTCCGCTTCAGACCAAGCAGAAGCTCTGACCGCGACTGGCTGAGCATCGAGTCTCAGAGCGG CTGCTGGTCATTCGTGGGCCGCCGTGGGAGAAAGCAGGTGGTGTCTCTGTCCCGTAGAGGTTGTCTTTACCATCAGACCGTCCAGCACGAGCTGCTCCACGCTCTGGGCTTCAACCATGAGCAGACCCGGTCCGACAGGGACAACCACATCAAGGTCCTGCTGCAGAACGTCGTGTCTG atAAACATCACAACTTCAGAAAGATCGCCACTCTGAACCAGGGCACTCCCTATGACTACGGCTCTGTCATGCAGTACCACAG GACTGCTTTCTCCAAAAACGGTAAGCCCACCATGGTCCCCATCCCCAATTCCAATGTCAATCTGGGAGGAGCTAAGGAGATGAGCGCCAATGACAAGAAGAGACTCAACACTCTGTACAAGTGCTGTGAGTGTCACCCCTTTATTGAGAGTTAG
- the LOC129457230 gene encoding hatching enzyme 1.2-like codes for MHDEERVPQVSRMSPYRFSVLALLLLSAYCWAEESDLSVSEIIENANKNIVRREGEPMLIEGDIAIDNEAERNADPCTSRGCKWGKNTDGKVYVPYYIASHFSSREKSIITRGLESFSSFSCIRFRPSRSSDRDWLSIESKDGCWSYVGRRGGKQTVSLNRGGCLYHNTVQHELLHALGFNHEQTRSDRDNHIRVLLENVVSGMEHNFRKIATLNQGTPYDYGSVMQYFRTAFSKNGKPTMIPIPNANVSMGNAKEMSSNDKKRLNSLYRCCFCSAV; via the exons ATGCATGACGAAGAGCGCGTGCCCCAG GTCTCCAGGATGTCTCCTTACAGGTTCTCCGTgctggctctgctgctgctctcgGCCTACTGCTGGGCTGAGGAG TCAG accTTTCTGTGTCTGAAATCATTGAGAACGCCAACAAGAACATTG TGCGTCGTGAAGGTGAGCCCATGCTGATCGAGGGAGACATCGCCATCGACAACGAGGCTGAGAGGAACGCTGACCCCTGCACCTCCAGAGGCTGCAAGTGGGGCAAAAACACAGATGGAAAGGTCTACGTCCCCTATTACATTGCCAGCCACTTCT CTTCCCGGGAAAAGTCCATCATCACTCGTGGTCTGgagtccttctcctccttctcctgcaTCCGCTTCAGACCAAGCAGAAGCTCTGACCGCGACTGGCTGAGCATCGAGTCCAAAGACGG CTGTTGGTCGTATGTGGGTCGTCGTGGAGGAAAGCAGACCGTGTCTCTGAACCGTGGAGGATGTCTGTACCACAACACCGTCCAACACGAGCTGCTCCACGCTCTGGGCTTCAACCACGAGCAGACCCGCTCCGACAGGGACAACCACATCAGGGTGCTGCTGGAGAACGTGGTGTCCG GAATGGAGCACAACTTCAGGAAGATCGCCACTCTGAACCAGGGCACTCCCTACGACTACGGCTCTGTCATGCAGTACTTCAG GACTGCTTTCTCCAAGAACGGAAAACCCACCATGATCCCCATCCCCAACGCCAATGTCAGCATGGGTAACGCCAAGGAGATGAGCTCCAATGACAAGAAAAGGCTGAACTCTCTCTACCGGTGCT GTTTCTGTTCAGCAGTGTAG